A region of Paenibacillus sp. JNUCC-31 DNA encodes the following proteins:
- the ypmT gene encoding protein YpmT produces the protein MAGVVSLLFGAFVSNYPGRAHWYDVGVDEIFVSVQFCAVILSTALYVLLLKDERKVFNKIETYFNFIIPRLSHI, from the coding sequence ATTGCAGGTGTTGTCTCTTTACTTTTTGGAGCTTTTGTTTCGAATTACCCAGGTAGAGCGCACTGGTATGATGTGGGTGTAGATGAGATATTCGTCTCAGTTCAGTTTTGTGCAGTTATCTTATCAACTGCACTATATGTACTTCTACTAAAAGACGAGAGGAAAGTTTTTAATAAAATAGAGACCTATTTTAACTTTATTATCCCTCGGCTTTCTCATATTTAA